One segment of Desulfosudis oleivorans Hxd3 DNA contains the following:
- the cobT gene encoding nicotinate-nucleotide--dimethylbenzimidazole phosphoribosyltransferase has protein sequence MPKKTPSADTPFILSALAPATLCRATIDAVASVDTTLLADAGRKIDNKTKPAGSLGRLETLAVQMCLVQNRLDPAIGQKNLFVFAGDHGVTAEGVSAFPSEVTVQMVLNFLAGGAAINVLCRHYGIDMKVVDMGVAGAFEDHPDLVKKKVAPGTENLARQVAMSADALKTALENGMAVFLEAHARKPIDIVGMGEMGIGNTTPATAIICALTGISPAEATGRGTGVDDDGLKRKTAVIEQALKLHCPDSKNGFEVLRTLGGFEIAGMAGAILAAASKQTAVVLDGVISTAAGLAAFVICPSIKGFLIAGHRSVEPAQKAALSFIGLEPVLDLQMRLGEGTGAVMAMDAVAAACKIMTQMASFEGAGVSTASGTATA, from the coding sequence ATGCCAAAAAAAACACCATCCGCTGACACGCCTTTTATTCTTTCTGCTCTGGCTCCCGCCACCCTCTGCCGCGCCACCATTGACGCTGTTGCCTCGGTGGACACAACCCTGCTGGCCGACGCCGGCCGAAAAATCGACAACAAGACAAAACCCGCCGGCTCCCTGGGCCGGCTGGAAACCCTGGCCGTTCAAATGTGCCTGGTCCAGAACAGGCTGGACCCGGCCATTGGACAGAAAAACCTTTTTGTGTTTGCCGGGGACCACGGGGTCACGGCGGAAGGGGTGTCCGCCTTTCCTTCAGAGGTCACGGTCCAGATGGTACTAAACTTTCTGGCCGGCGGGGCCGCCATCAATGTGCTGTGCCGTCACTACGGCATTGACATGAAGGTGGTGGACATGGGTGTGGCAGGGGCGTTTGAAGACCACCCGGACCTGGTCAAAAAGAAAGTGGCGCCGGGCACGGAAAACCTGGCCCGGCAGGTGGCTATGAGCGCCGACGCATTAAAAACGGCCCTGGAAAACGGCATGGCTGTTTTTCTGGAGGCCCACGCCCGAAAGCCCATCGACATTGTGGGTATGGGCGAAATGGGCATCGGCAACACCACCCCGGCAACGGCCATCATCTGCGCCCTTACCGGCATCTCTCCGGCCGAGGCCACAGGCCGGGGCACCGGCGTGGACGACGACGGTTTGAAACGAAAGACCGCCGTGATTGAACAGGCCCTGAAACTTCATTGCCCGGATTCGAAAAACGGTTTTGAAGTGCTGCGCACCCTGGGCGGGTTTGAAATTGCGGGCATGGCCGGGGCCATTCTGGCCGCGGCGTCAAAACAGACCGCCGTGGTGCTGGACGGCGTGATTTCAACGGCCGCCGGGCTGGCGGCCTTTGTTATCTGTCCGTCGATCAAGGGGTTTCTGATCGCGGGGCACCGGTCCGTGGAACCGGCGCAAAAGGCGGCCCTGTCTTTTATCGGGCTTGAGCCGGTGCTGGATCTTCAAATGCGGCTGGGCGAAGGCACGGGCGCTGTCATGGCCATGGATGCGGTGGCAGCGGCCTGCAAGATCATGACCCAGATGGCCTCCTTTGAAGGGGCCGGTGTGTCAACGGCTTCCGGCACGGCCACGGCATAG
- a CDS encoding DUF4340 domain-containing protein → MKIKTEYLVLVALIAGLSLFLWFRNSDRVLYELPDTGGLKKEQIARIEVRAPEQAPLVLEKKGNVWFLPSGAPAKPADTVRMVEAVSDLALTTLVSERDDLVRYDLSADKAVTVTASAPDGKPLRTIAVGKTAPSHNHTFVRIDEDPRIYHARGRLSGIFDKTADALTDRRVLDVDRATLTRITVEQAGESRTLVKSAAEDTLWITDEGETVDPSAVSGFLDAILRLECITYRETAGPENPGEPVLTVTLMDENAHTLSVFPPKAADGSNYPARSSRTDLGFLLSADTVENLFKTVSGLAPGAEDTPDAKE, encoded by the coding sequence ATGAAAATCAAAACCGAATATCTGGTGCTGGTGGCCCTGATTGCGGGGCTCTCCCTGTTTCTCTGGTTTAGAAACAGCGATCGGGTGCTCTATGAGCTGCCCGACACCGGGGGCCTGAAAAAGGAGCAGATCGCGCGCATCGAAGTGCGGGCACCTGAACAGGCCCCCCTTGTTCTTGAAAAAAAGGGGAATGTCTGGTTCTTGCCCTCCGGGGCGCCTGCAAAACCGGCGGATACGGTCCGCATGGTGGAAGCCGTCTCTGATCTTGCCCTTACCACCCTGGTGTCGGAGCGGGACGATCTTGTCCGTTACGACCTGTCAGCGGACAAGGCCGTGACGGTGACCGCTTCGGCCCCGGACGGAAAACCGCTTCGCACCATTGCCGTGGGCAAAACCGCGCCTTCCCACAACCACACCTTTGTGCGAATTGATGAGGACCCCCGTATCTATCATGCCAGGGGCCGGCTTTCCGGTATTTTTGATAAAACCGCCGACGCACTGACCGACAGGCGGGTGCTGGATGTCGACAGGGCAACCCTTACCCGGATCACGGTGGAACAGGCGGGTGAAAGCCGGACCCTGGTAAAAAGCGCGGCCGAAGATACCCTGTGGATCACGGACGAAGGAGAGACGGTGGACCCGAGTGCCGTGTCGGGTTTTTTGGACGCGATTTTACGCCTGGAGTGCATCACATACCGGGAGACGGCCGGGCCGGAAAACCCGGGAGAACCGGTTCTTACCGTCACGCTGATGGATGAAAACGCCCATACACTGTCGGTGTTCCCGCCCAAAGCGGCCGACGGCAGCAATTATCCGGCCCGTTCCTCCAGAACCGACCTGGGTTTTCTTCTTTCCGCGGACACTGTTGAAAATCTTTTTAAAACCGTGTCCGGCCTGGCGCCCGGTGCCGAAGACACACCGGACGCAAAGGAGTAA
- a CDS encoding GldG family protein yields MEKARRTQRYIKFGLYLAVVVLLNIAGASFFFRADLTADNKYSLSDASKQALARVSGPLTIKVFFTKNLPPPHNATERYLHDLLGSYALYADRHLSYQFHDVTPKEGQTGEPVAENQALANDYGIYPVQVRNVEADEVKFQKAYMGMVIIYGDMVEKIDPVSTIDGLEYRITTAISRLTRKVSAFADLDAPVNATLYLSSSLYAVAPYLEINNLRELPGTMKEITDRLNARLFDAIAFETVDLSTETGRADGIDDLDLIHLKWPEIPQRAGKSIPEGEGAIGLVLTQKQRRLSLPLLNVVELPIFGTRYSMPDAEETEDLLDRSIESLVGINDDIGFLAGHGTLQGVSPDMANPFQPDSSTSSANFRAQVSENYTIRSLDLATEGLDDAAFACLVIAGPTEPFSDYELFQIDQYLMRGHSLAVFLDPFKEVYPQGRPSPYAQPAYVPLETGLEQLLAHYGVTLEPSVVMDESCFKQPVDPRMGGGEQPIYFAPLIKNEYINHEPGFMKNIRGLVAMQNAPLVLQEEKLEQNGIAATPLFSSSDQSWEQKGRINLNPMFLRPPGPDAERESFLLACLLKGEFPSYFAGKPVPVKPSEDEPEAEDDTAAPAGKGPAVEAIGTVIEKGRPGKIFVMGSSHPLRDYMVDREGRVPNAVFLANVIDALNEREAVALLRSKQQTYNPLNDVSATIRTAIKGFNIIGLPVLVVIAGLVVLLARSIRKKRIARRFAA; encoded by the coding sequence ATGGAAAAAGCCAGACGGACGCAACGATACATAAAGTTCGGTCTTTACCTTGCGGTGGTAGTGCTGCTCAACATTGCCGGGGCCTCTTTCTTTTTTCGGGCCGACCTGACCGCGGACAACAAGTACTCCCTGTCAGACGCCTCGAAACAGGCCCTGGCCCGGGTCTCCGGCCCCCTGACCATCAAGGTCTTTTTCACGAAAAACCTGCCGCCGCCCCACAATGCCACGGAACGGTACCTGCACGACCTTCTGGGGTCCTACGCCCTTTACGCGGACCGGCATCTTTCCTACCAGTTTCATGATGTCACGCCCAAAGAGGGCCAGACCGGTGAACCGGTGGCGGAAAACCAGGCCCTGGCCAATGACTACGGCATTTACCCGGTGCAGGTGCGAAACGTGGAGGCCGACGAGGTCAAGTTCCAGAAGGCCTACATGGGAATGGTGATCATCTACGGCGACATGGTGGAAAAGATCGACCCGGTCTCCACCATCGACGGCCTGGAATACCGGATCACCACGGCCATCTCCAGGCTCACCCGCAAGGTGAGCGCTTTTGCCGACCTGGACGCGCCGGTAAACGCCACCCTGTATCTCTCATCCTCGCTGTACGCGGTGGCGCCCTACCTGGAGATCAACAACCTGCGGGAACTGCCCGGCACCATGAAGGAGATCACAGACCGCTTAAATGCCCGGCTGTTTGACGCCATCGCGTTTGAAACCGTTGACCTGTCCACTGAAACCGGCCGGGCCGACGGGATCGACGACCTGGACCTGATTCACCTGAAATGGCCCGAGATTCCCCAGCGCGCCGGGAAATCGATTCCCGAGGGGGAGGGGGCCATCGGCCTGGTACTGACCCAAAAACAGCGGCGGCTTTCCCTGCCGCTGCTCAACGTGGTGGAGCTGCCCATCTTCGGCACCCGGTATTCCATGCCCGATGCCGAAGAGACCGAGGATCTGCTGGACCGGTCCATTGAGTCCCTGGTGGGCATCAATGACGATATCGGGTTTCTGGCCGGTCACGGCACCCTTCAGGGGGTATCCCCGGACATGGCCAACCCCTTTCAGCCGGACAGCAGCACCTCATCGGCCAACTTTCGGGCCCAGGTTTCGGAAAACTACACCATCCGTTCTCTGGATCTTGCAACTGAAGGACTGGATGACGCCGCCTTTGCCTGCCTGGTGATCGCCGGACCCACCGAGCCTTTTTCCGACTATGAGCTGTTCCAGATCGACCAGTACCTGATGCGGGGACACAGCCTGGCGGTTTTTCTGGATCCCTTTAAGGAGGTCTATCCCCAGGGAAGGCCCTCTCCCTATGCCCAGCCGGCCTATGTGCCCCTGGAGACCGGGCTTGAACAACTTCTGGCCCATTACGGCGTGACCCTGGAACCCTCCGTGGTGATGGACGAATCCTGCTTTAAACAGCCCGTGGATCCGCGCATGGGCGGGGGCGAGCAGCCCATCTATTTCGCGCCGCTGATCAAAAATGAATACATCAACCATGAGCCCGGCTTCATGAAAAACATTCGGGGGCTGGTGGCCATGCAGAACGCGCCCCTGGTTCTGCAGGAAGAAAAACTGGAGCAAAACGGCATCGCGGCCACGCCCCTGTTCTCCTCCAGCGACCAGTCGTGGGAGCAGAAGGGCCGGATCAACTTAAACCCCATGTTTCTGAGGCCTCCGGGACCGGATGCCGAAAGAGAGAGCTTTCTGCTGGCCTGCCTGTTGAAAGGGGAGTTCCCCAGCTATTTTGCCGGAAAACCGGTGCCCGTAAAGCCGTCGGAGGATGAGCCGGAAGCAGAAGACGACACGGCCGCGCCGGCAGGCAAAGGGCCGGCTGTGGAGGCCATTGGCACGGTCATTGAAAAGGGGCGGCCCGGAAAAATTTTTGTGATGGGGTCTTCGCATCCGCTGCGGGACTACATGGTGGACCGGGAGGGCAGGGTGCCCAACGCCGTGTTTCTGGCCAACGTGATAGATGCCCTGAACGAGCGGGAAGCCGTGGCCCTGCTGCGAAGCAAGCAGCAGACTTACAACCCGTTAAACGACGTGTCCGCCACCATACGCACGGCCATCAAGGGGTTTAACATCATCGGGCTGCCCGTGCTGGTGGTGATTGCCGGCCTGGTGGTGCTGCTGGCCCGGTCGATCCGCAAAAAACGGATCGCCCGGCGGTTTGCGGCATAG
- a CDS encoding ABC transporter permease, protein MAEVWHIFRREFKAYFVSPVAYIVITVFLLVTGWFFFSPFFLQGQATLRAFFGMLPYVLSFVVPAVTMKLFAEELHSGSYELLMTLPVNLGQVLAAKLAAASAFVAIMLAPTVMYAVSVSLVGDLDWGAAAGGYIGALLLGAAYAAVGLFASALTKSQIVAFIIAAAVCFVLTLLDAMLFFLPDSVMGVAGYLSAGAHFDNIAKGVVDSRDILYFLSVAFVSLYGAYLVLCEKQ, encoded by the coding sequence ATGGCAGAGGTGTGGCACATCTTCAGGCGCGAGTTTAAGGCCTATTTTGTTTCACCGGTGGCCTATATCGTGATCACGGTTTTCCTGCTGGTGACCGGGTGGTTTTTCTTTTCGCCCTTTTTTCTCCAGGGCCAGGCCACGCTGCGGGCCTTTTTCGGCATGCTGCCTTATGTCCTCTCTTTTGTGGTGCCCGCGGTCACCATGAAACTGTTTGCCGAAGAGCTCCATTCCGGCTCCTATGAGCTGCTCATGACCCTGCCGGTGAACCTGGGCCAGGTGCTGGCCGCCAAGCTGGCCGCGGCATCGGCCTTTGTGGCGATCATGCTGGCGCCCACGGTGATGTATGCCGTGTCGGTTTCCCTGGTGGGGGACCTGGACTGGGGGGCAGCGGCCGGCGGTTATATCGGGGCACTCCTGCTGGGCGCGGCCTATGCGGCGGTGGGGCTGTTTGCCTCGGCCCTGACAAAAAGCCAGATCGTGGCCTTTATCATTGCCGCGGCGGTCTGCTTTGTGCTGACCCTGCTGGACGCCATGCTTTTTTTCCTGCCCGACAGCGTGATGGGCGTGGCCGGTTATCTTTCCGCCGGGGCCCATTTTGACAACATCGCCAAGGGCGTGGTCGACAGCCGGGACATTCTTTATTTTTTAAGCGTGGCCTTTGTGTCGCTCTATGGCGCCTATCTTGTGCTGTGTGAAAAACAATAG
- a CDS encoding ABC transporter ATP-binding protein, translated as MMIQVNQLTRYYGDLCAVNGISLKIEKGEIVGLLGPNGAGKTTTLRMLTGFLRPTSGDITVNGLSIHNDMPAIKRLMGYLPEAAPVYDDMLVYDYLVYVADVRGIRREEQSDRISRVAGMCGLQPVMHQPVAELSKGFRQRVGLAHAMIHDPEILVLDEPTSGLDPNQIVEIRDIIRQAGKEKTIIFSTHILSEAEATCDRIVIIDKGRIVADQATGELIAEAGGDRALFLSLAGADPETAKVGLAGVKGVQDVQVQPSDPSDPSGVVRLKLVCAPDPDPRRVIYAHIRQTDWDLLEFYGETQGLEHIFRKLTTEA; from the coding sequence ATGATGATACAGGTAAACCAGCTGACACGGTATTACGGCGATCTGTGCGCGGTCAACGGCATTAGCCTGAAGATTGAAAAAGGCGAGATCGTGGGCCTGCTGGGGCCCAACGGGGCGGGCAAAACCACCACGCTGCGCATGCTCACCGGGTTTCTGCGGCCCACGTCGGGCGACATCACGGTCAACGGCCTTTCCATCCATAATGATATGCCGGCCATCAAGCGTCTCATGGGCTACCTGCCTGAGGCGGCCCCGGTTTACGACGACATGCTGGTGTATGATTACCTGGTCTACGTGGCCGATGTCCGGGGCATTCGCAGGGAGGAGCAGAGTGACCGCATTTCCCGGGTCGCGGGAATGTGCGGTCTCCAACCGGTGATGCACCAGCCGGTGGCCGAGCTCTCCAAGGGGTTCCGCCAGCGGGTGGGCCTGGCCCACGCCATGATCCACGATCCCGAGATCCTGGTGCTGGATGAACCCACTTCGGGCCTGGATCCCAACCAGATCGTGGAGATTCGCGACATCATCCGGCAGGCCGGAAAGGAAAAGACCATCATTTTTTCCACTCATATTCTAAGCGAGGCCGAAGCCACCTGCGACCGCATCGTGATTATCGACAAGGGGAGAATCGTGGCCGACCAGGCCACCGGGGAGTTGATCGCCGAAGCCGGCGGAGACCGGGCGCTTTTTCTCTCCCTGGCCGGGGCTGACCCGGAGACGGCAAAAGTCGGGCTGGCCGGCGTCAAAGGCGTTCAGGACGTTCAGGTCCAGCCGTCCGACCCGTCCGACCCGTCCGGGGTGGTGCGGCTGAAGCTGGTCTGCGCGCCCGACCCGGACCCGCGCCGGGTTATTTACGCCCATATCCGGCAGACCGATTGGGACCTGCTGGAGTTTTACGGCGAGACCCAGGGCCTTGAACACATTTTCCGGAAACTCACCACGGAGGCATGA
- a CDS encoding DUF4384 domain-containing protein, whose amino-acid sequence MEKQPHTQKQFMAAFIWIFLLATLVLLAPQAGMAGNSIITTGSGVAALGNDKSRNQTESEALALAKRDAAEKAATHVQSASEVENFALKTDLVKAYAEAVVTVLEKLESDWIKDPQMGDSFHVVIRAEVAPNLKGVRPAGPWADDPAAPLTVSLTSPKKDYRADEQVTLFLKGNKPFFARVVYEDCSGTLTQILPNPYRTENYFQGDTVYQLPAGNDRYTMTVVPPFGTEKITVYAATQPLGEVAQQTRGPVYLLEEKPDAVAARTRGIQLSAAPAGEKKTAAEFFETAITIQTGP is encoded by the coding sequence ATGGAAAAACAGCCGCACACGCAAAAACAGTTTATGGCAGCTTTTATATGGATTTTCCTGCTGGCAACACTTGTGCTGCTTGCGCCACAGGCGGGCATGGCCGGCAACTCCATCATCACCACCGGCAGCGGTGTGGCGGCCCTGGGCAATGACAAGAGCCGCAACCAGACAGAAAGCGAGGCCTTGGCCCTGGCCAAACGGGACGCGGCGGAAAAGGCGGCCACCCATGTGCAGAGCGCCTCGGAAGTGGAAAACTTCGCCCTGAAAACCGACCTGGTCAAGGCCTATGCCGAGGCCGTGGTGACGGTTCTGGAAAAACTGGAAAGCGACTGGATTAAAGACCCTCAGATGGGCGACAGCTTCCATGTGGTGATCCGGGCCGAGGTGGCGCCGAACCTGAAGGGTGTCCGGCCGGCCGGGCCGTGGGCCGATGATCCGGCCGCGCCCCTGACCGTGAGCCTGACCAGCCCCAAAAAGGATTACAGGGCCGACGAACAGGTGACCCTTTTCCTGAAAGGCAACAAGCCTTTTTTCGCCCGAGTGGTTTATGAAGACTGCTCCGGCACCCTGACCCAGATTCTGCCCAACCCCTATCGCACGGAAAACTATTTTCAGGGCGACACTGTCTATCAGCTGCCGGCCGGTAACGACCGGTATACCATGACCGTGGTACCTCCCTTTGGAACTGAAAAAATAACGGTTTACGCCGCCACTCAGCCACTGGGCGAGGTGGCGCAACAGACCCGGGGGCCGGTCTACCTGCTGGAAGAAAAACCGGATGCCGTGGCGGCCCGTACCCGGGGCATTCAGCTATCCGCCGCGCCGGCCGGGGAGAAAAAAACGGCTGCTGAATTTTTTGAAACCGCGATCACGATCCAGACCGGGCCATGA
- a CDS encoding MBL fold metallo-hydrolase, producing the protein MILEKLEVGMIMANCFIVGCDQTKQAVVIDPGDEADRILYHLAENKLSVKYIINTHGHFDHVGANKELKKATGAELLIHAADAPMLSGLSQMASAFGIAAENSPPPDRTVKEGDVISFGTIEMKVLHTPGHSPGGISLVTDKKAFVGDTLFAGSIGRTDFPGGDFDTLISAIQTKLFPLGDDVTVYCGHGPETTIGMERRTNPFCMMR; encoded by the coding sequence GTGATTCTTGAAAAACTGGAAGTGGGCATGATCATGGCCAACTGTTTTATCGTGGGATGTGACCAGACAAAACAGGCCGTGGTGATTGATCCCGGTGACGAGGCTGACCGGATTCTTTATCACCTGGCGGAAAACAAGCTCTCCGTAAAATATATCATCAACACCCACGGCCATTTTGATCACGTGGGCGCCAACAAGGAGTTAAAAAAAGCCACCGGCGCGGAACTGCTGATCCATGCCGCGGACGCGCCCATGCTCTCCGGCCTGTCCCAGATGGCGTCGGCTTTTGGTATTGCCGCGGAAAATTCACCACCGCCGGACCGCACCGTGAAAGAGGGGGATGTGATCTCCTTTGGCACCATTGAGATGAAGGTGCTTCACACGCCGGGTCACTCGCCGGGCGGCATTTCCCTGGTGACGGACAAGAAGGCCTTTGTGGGCGACACCCTGTTTGCCGGCTCCATCGGCCGGACCGACTTTCCAGGCGGTGATTTTGACACCCTGATTTCCGCCATTCAGACCAAGCTGTTTCCTCTGGGTGATGATGTGACGGTCTACTGCGGACACGGCCCGGAAACCACCATCGGTATGGAGCGGCGGACCAATCCCTTCTGCATGATGCGATAG
- a CDS encoding TrpB-like pyridoxal phosphate-dependent enzyme — protein MTSRKIFLTEDEMPRQWYNILADIKMNPPLGPDGNPVGPDSLAPVFPMNLIEQEVSTERWITIPDEVLDILTTWRPSPLVRARNLEKALGTPAKIYYKNESVSPAGSHKPNTAVAQAYYNKEFGIKKLTTETGAGQWGSALSYACSQFGLECKIFMVRISFDQKPYRKSMMGAWGGNCIPSPSDQTRAGRDALAKDPNTPGSLGIAISEAIECAVTDESGETRYALGSVLNHVMLHQTIIGLEARKQFEKVGDYPDVIIGCAGGGSNFAGIAFPFVYDKIHGKDIEIYPVEPMGCPTMTKAPFVYDHGDTAKYTPLLAMHSLGHAFVPPPFHAGGLRYHGMAPTVSQLVCEGIVTPRAVSQLSTFEAGVLFARSEGIIPAPESNHAIACVIEEANKAKEEGKEKVILFNLSGHGLLDLAGYDRFFAGELSNILMNDDDLKASEAVFADYPKPAILKHD, from the coding sequence ATGACTTCCCGGAAAATTTTTCTGACAGAAGATGAGATGCCGCGCCAGTGGTACAACATTCTGGCGGACATCAAGATGAATCCGCCGCTGGGACCCGACGGCAATCCCGTGGGACCCGATTCCCTGGCCCCTGTGTTCCCCATGAACCTTATCGAGCAGGAGGTCAGCACCGAGCGGTGGATCACCATTCCTGACGAGGTACTGGACATTCTGACGACGTGGCGGCCGTCCCCCCTGGTGCGGGCCCGCAATCTTGAAAAGGCGCTGGGAACGCCGGCCAAGATTTACTACAAGAACGAAAGCGTCAGCCCTGCCGGAAGCCATAAGCCCAACACCGCTGTCGCCCAAGCCTACTACAACAAGGAGTTCGGCATCAAGAAGCTCACCACCGAAACCGGGGCCGGCCAGTGGGGCAGCGCCCTCTCCTATGCCTGTTCCCAGTTCGGCCTGGAGTGCAAGATATTCATGGTACGGATCAGCTTCGACCAGAAGCCCTACCGCAAAAGCATGATGGGCGCCTGGGGTGGTAACTGTATTCCCAGCCCCAGCGACCAGACCCGTGCGGGCCGCGACGCCCTGGCCAAAGATCCCAACACCCCGGGCAGCCTGGGCATTGCCATCAGCGAAGCCATCGAATGTGCCGTCACCGACGAATCGGGAGAGACCCGTTATGCCCTGGGCAGCGTGCTCAACCACGTGATGCTGCACCAGACCATCATCGGGCTGGAAGCCAGGAAACAGTTTGAAAAAGTCGGCGACTATCCGGATGTCATCATCGGATGCGCCGGCGGCGGCAGCAACTTTGCCGGCATCGCTTTTCCCTTTGTCTACGACAAGATTCACGGCAAAGATATTGAGATTTACCCGGTGGAGCCCATGGGCTGCCCCACCATGACCAAGGCCCCCTTTGTTTACGACCACGGCGATACCGCCAAGTACACCCCCCTGCTGGCCATGCACAGCCTGGGTCATGCCTTTGTTCCGCCGCCTTTTCACGCGGGCGGGCTCCGTTACCACGGCATGGCGCCCACGGTCAGCCAGCTGGTCTGCGAAGGCATTGTTACCCCCCGGGCGGTTTCCCAGTTGAGCACCTTTGAGGCGGGCGTGCTGTTTGCCCGTTCCGAAGGTATCATTCCCGCGCCCGAGAGCAATCACGCCATCGCCTGTGTCATTGAAGAGGCCAACAAGGCAAAGGAAGAGGGCAAGGAAAAGGTGATCCTGTTCAACCTGAGCGGTCATGGCCTTCTGGACCTGGCCGGATACGACCGGTTCTTTGCCGGCGAGCTGTCCAACATTCTCATGAACGATGATGATCTGAAGGCGTCGGAAGCGGTGTTTGCCGATTATCCCAAGCCTGCGATCCTCAAGCACGATTAG
- the nusB gene encoding transcription antitermination factor NusB has translation MASRRRSRELALQFLFSYDLNAAGAGDFDAWMEDFCARFNLSEKNFPHFFTLAQGVKNRWEKLNDLLAESSEHWKLSRMSGVDRNVMRIAIFEMLYCDDVPPRVAINEAIEIGKKYGTDESGAFINGVLDRINKELGGSEADLPENMNTTNSKE, from the coding sequence ATGGCAAGCAGGCGACGATCACGGGAACTTGCGTTGCAGTTTCTCTTTTCCTACGACTTGAACGCGGCCGGGGCCGGGGATTTTGACGCGTGGATGGAGGATTTCTGCGCGCGCTTCAACCTTTCGGAAAAGAATTTTCCCCATTTTTTTACCCTGGCCCAGGGCGTCAAGAACCGGTGGGAAAAGCTCAATGACCTGCTGGCCGAGAGTTCCGAGCACTGGAAGCTCAGCCGCATGTCCGGTGTGGACCGCAATGTCATGCGGATCGCCATTTTCGAGATGCTTTACTGTGACGACGTGCCGCCCCGTGTGGCCATCAACGAGGCCATAGAGATCGGCAAGAAATATGGCACCGATGAGTCCGGGGCCTTTATCAACGGTGTGCTGGATCGCATCAACAAGGAGCTGGGAGGATCGGAAGCGGACCTTCCCGAGAATATGAATACAACGAACAGCAAGGAGTAG
- the ribH gene encoding 6,7-dimethyl-8-ribityllumazine synthase: MPKLMEAGLSAKGKTFALIASRFNDFITDRLVSGAVDALVRNGAADKDIHLVKVPGAFEIPLLAKKMAEKGEYDAIVCLGAVIRGSTPHFDYVCAEVSKGIAQVSLEFSVPVIFGIVTTDTIEQAIERAGTKAGNKGWNAAVSAVEMANLMEVVTRA, encoded by the coding sequence ATGCCCAAACTGATGGAAGCGGGCCTTTCGGCCAAAGGCAAAACCTTTGCCCTGATTGCCAGCCGGTTTAATGATTTTATTACCGACCGGCTGGTCTCCGGGGCCGTGGACGCGCTGGTGCGCAACGGGGCGGCGGACAAGGACATTCACCTGGTCAAGGTGCCCGGCGCTTTTGAGATTCCCCTGCTGGCAAAGAAGATGGCGGAAAAAGGGGAGTACGACGCCATTGTCTGCCTGGGCGCGGTGATCCGGGGGTCGACACCCCATTTCGACTATGTGTGCGCCGAAGTATCCAAGGGCATCGCCCAGGTGAGCCTGGAGTTTTCCGTGCCGGTGATCTTCGGCATTGTCACCACCGACACCATCGAACAGGCCATTGAACGGGCCGGCACCAAGGCGGGCAACAAGGGATGGAACGCGGCCGTGTCGGCTGTTGAGATGGCCAACCTGATGGAAGTGGTGACGCGGGCGTAA